The window CCCACACCACCCATGATGGTCTCAAATGCCTGTTGTTGGATGCTGTCCAAACCAAGCCGTTGCGAATCGTCGAGTGCTCGCCGAGCGTTGTCCAACGTCGATAACAGCTGTTTACGGTCTTCCAGTCGTTGGCGAGACAAGTGTAGCTTCATGGACTCCTGCAATTTGCCATCGCCGCCAGGCAGAAATGGTTTGGTGGAGAGTCCCAAGTCACCCGTTGAGGTGAAATCTCCGAAATTTGGAATCGGGCCGTTGAGTTCTCCGTCAACGGCCTGAGGGAATAATCCGACGTTAGTCGGCATACCTGTGCGAGGGTCGTTTGCGCCCAAAACCTTGGCGACAATAGAACCCATATTCGCTTGCAAAGTCTGTGTGCTGACAATGGGTTGTAATTTGTGAGCGCTACTCCCACTTTGGTAGGATCGCACAATCGATGTGCGGTGAGCCCATTGTGCGAGGTTCGGCATGTTTGCGCTGTATTCCACACCGGGTACTGAGGTAGCGCAACTGCCGTAGACGCTGCGGATTTCAGACGGAGCGAGTGGCTTGGGGTCAAAGGTTTCAAATTGACTCGGGCCACCGTGCAGGAACAGAAAAATCACCGACTTTCCTGTGGCGAGTTGCGTAGCGGCTCTCAGGTTGGAAGCTCCGAACAGTCCGCTTGCGCCCAGTAGTCCCCCTACACGCAAGAACGTACGTCGATTACCGCCCAGTTGATCGGAGAATTCTAACGCTGCCATGCGATTGTTACCCAGTCCCGTCCCGTTCTTCACCGTTTTGATATCAAAAACCGTTTTCTATCCTAAAGAAGCTTGATCTCGTCGTCCAGGTAAATACCAGCCGGGTCTGGGGTTTGCTGTTTATTGCAAGTCCGTGCCTAATGCTCGCCAATCAGTTGGGGCCTGCGTTGGTGCGTTGGTGCGTTGGTGCGTTGGTGCGTTGGTGCGCAGGTGCGTAGGTGCGTAGGGAGATCAATGAAAAGGGCTGGATGCTTTGGCCGCCGGTGCGGTTTAGTTATGACACCGTCAATTATGAGCTTCCCGTCCC is drawn from Pirellulaceae bacterium and contains these coding sequences:
- a CDS encoding DUF1501 domain-containing protein — encoded protein: MKNGTGLGNNRMAALEFSDQLGGNRRTFLRVGGLLGASGLFGASNLRAATQLATGKSVIFLFLHGGPSQFETFDPKPLAPSEIRSVYGSCATSVPGVEYSANMPNLAQWAHRTSIVRSYQSGSSAHKLQPIVSTQTLQANMGSIVAKVLGANDPRTGMPTNVGLFPQAVDGELNGPIPNFGDFTSTGDLGLSTKPFLPGGDGKLQESMKLHLSRQRLEDRKQLLSTLDNARRALDDSQRLGLDSIQQQAFETIMGGVGKAFDLSDEDPKTLARYDTADFYLPDSWQDKNNRERYGHNAKSLGKLLLLARRLCEAGCTFVTVSTDFVWDMHADQNNLNVERGMEVVGRPFDHALSAYIEDVESRGLQDDILLVATGEMGRTPKLNPRGGRDHWGNLTPLLLHGGGTPGGCVIGQSASHGERPATTPITTDQLLGTVMETVLHGGDVRLQPGLSNNVLNATSGVSVIPGLR